The following nucleotide sequence is from Lentimicrobiaceae bacterium.
TAGTGTTGCGTGTTGCGTGGTGGTGATGAGAGATGAGTGATGAGAGATGAGTGACGACATTTTCGGTCATTGAGTGCCGATATTGAGCGAAGCGAGATATCGGTGTATCGAAATGCCGAAAATAGTGGATTGATATTAGTGTCATTATTAATAGCCTGTCTTTAAAGGCACAGCAATTAAATCTAATAATTTAGTCTAAGTGGTGAAAATGTTGGGACTTTTAGTCTTCGCCGCTCGCTTTGCAAAAGCGAGCGAGCATCGGTTAGTGTTGCGTGTTGTATGGTTACGAGTTGCGTGGTTCGTGTTACGTGGTGGGTGATGGCTTGTCCCGAGTATTCGGGAGTGATGAGTGACGACATTTTCGGTCATTGAGTGCCGATATTGAGCGAAGCGAGATATCGTTGTATCGAAATGCCGAAAATAGTGGATTGATAGGAGTGTCATTATTAATAGCCTGTCTTTAGAGGCACAGCAGTTAAATCTAATAATTTAGTCTAAGTGGTGAAAATGTTGGGACTTTTAGTCTTCGCCGCTCGCTTTGCAAAAGCGAGCGAGCGTCGATGAGATTCCCGACTCATAACTAGCCCCCGCAACTCGTAACAAAAAAAAGACTGCTTTTGGCAGTCTTTTTTTTATGATGAAACTTATTGCATTACTTAGCAACTCGTTCTAACCATTTGAGCATTACTAACATTGTAGTCATAGAGATTAGACATGCTACAACGAAAATCATCCATGTTGCCCATACCGGAATGCTATTGTAGAAAATAACACCGATAAATAGAAGTTGATTTCCTAAAGCAGTAGCACTTAGCCATCCGCCTTGCATAATTCCTTGATATTTTGGAGGAGCAACTTTCGAAACGAAAGCAATGCCCAAAGGAGAAATAAACAGTTCGGCAACGGTTAAAACAAAATAAGTAATAATCAACAAGAATGGCGAAACACGTTCAGCTTCGGTTAGTCCGCCCTTTGCAATTCTTTCTGCAGCATCCGGCAATCCTATTGAACCTATTGTCATTATTCCAAATGCTAAAGCGGCAATTCCCATACCTATTGCAATTTTCTTAGGAGTAGATACTTCCCATCCTCTATTACGCATCCAACCGAATAGCCCGATGATTATAGGAGTAAGCGTAACAACAAAAATAGGATTAAATGCTTGGAACACTTCCGCCCCTTGTAAGGTAGTAAAGCCTAAGTTGATATTTATCATTTTTGTGTAGTCGCTGGCAAATAGTGTAAGTGTTTGTCCGTTTTGGTGGAACGAGAACCAGAAGAAAATAACAACGCCAAAAACAGCAAATAGAGCGTACATACGTTGTCTGATTTCTTTTACATCCATTTCAACTACGTTAGCATCTTGTTTTGTATCAGCAGATTTTAGTGAAGGATCTGGTAATTTCTTTTTGTTTGATACAAAAATTGCTAGAGAAATTAACATTGCAAATATTGCAATACCAAAAGAGTAGTGGTAGCCTTCCATAAAAACATTTAAATACTGGTTGGCAAAGACAGTTAAGTCGCCCGTTTTATCTCCTACTTGTACAGCCAATTCCGACAAACGCATTTGTGCGTCCGGTGCAATAGTGCCATTTAAATATTGGTTACAAAGTGCGGGTAAGTCAGCATCGAATTTAAATCCGTTGAATTGCACCCACCAGTTTCTTAAACCAACTGCCATGATAGGAGCAAACATAGCACCCAAGTTGATAAACATGTAGAAGATTTGGAAACCTGTCTCACGTTTTTCGGCGTACTGAGGATTGTCGTAAAGCTGACCCACAACTGCTTGCAAGTTTCCTTTAAACAAACCGTTACCAAAAGCAATGGCAAACAGTCCGAAACAAGTATAAGCAAGAATTAAGGGGAAGTTTTTTACAGGCGTTTCAGTAGGAATTGCAATGAGGATATATCCAATCGTCATTAGCAACAAACCTGCCATAATTGTGTTTTTGTACTTTTTCGTTTTATCTGCGATTAATCCGCCAACTAATGCTAAGATGTAGATTAAAGCGTAGAAAACCGAATAAATAATAGCTCCTTCAGAGCCGGAAAATCCGAACTTATTGTTCAGAAACAGTAGCAAAATAGCCATCATTACGTAGAATCCAAAGCGTTCTCCCATGTTGGCTAAAGCTGCTGGAATTAGTCCTTTTGGTTGTCCTTTAAACATATGAATTAAATTTAATTAGTAAATGATTGATTTCTTTTTTATCGGGCAAAGATAACACAAATTTGATTGGTAGCGCAAAAGATTAAAATTTTAATCGTAATACAGCTTTAAAATCCGATTTGTTATTACCTTGAATTTCGGATAAGTCAGAACTTATTGTATGCCTGTCGTTGTAATGAGTTATAGCATATCTGAGCATGACGGTTACGTTGCGGTTTAGGTCTGTTCTGAACATAGCGTAAAATCTGCTGCCATTGCCG
It contains:
- a CDS encoding peptide MFS transporter; amino-acid sequence: MFKGQPKGLIPAALANMGERFGFYVMMAILLLFLNNKFGFSGSEGAIIYSVFYALIYILALVGGLIADKTKKYKNTIMAGLLLMTIGYILIAIPTETPVKNFPLILAYTCFGLFAIAFGNGLFKGNLQAVVGQLYDNPQYAEKRETGFQIFYMFINLGAMFAPIMAVGLRNWWVQFNGFKFDADLPALCNQYLNGTIAPDAQMRLSELAVQVGDKTGDLTVFANQYLNVFMEGYHYSFGIAIFAMLISLAIFVSNKKKLPDPSLKSADTKQDANVVEMDVKEIRQRMYALFAVFGVVIFFWFSFHQNGQTLTLFASDYTKMININLGFTTLQGAEVFQAFNPIFVVTLTPIIIGLFGWMRNRGWEVSTPKKIAIGMGIAALAFGIMTIGSIGLPDAAERIAKGGLTEAERVSPFLLIITYFVLTVAELFISPLGIAFVSKVAPPKYQGIMQGGWLSATALGNQLLFIGVIFYNSIPVWATWMIFVVACLISMTTMLVMLKWLERVAK